A window of Sphingobacterium sp. SRCM116780 contains these coding sequences:
- a CDS encoding SusC/RagA family TonB-linked outer membrane protein, with product MKKIIGSMIAFLVFCTCFMVHELHAQTGQVLVKGIVKDEMNVNLTAVTVTNLTTQGSTVSNDKGQFEILASRGDSIAVTNVGYEAYRVVINNAITLNVVLKATSNGINEVVVVGYGQQKKISVVGAQSSVNVEDLKLPVANLSTMLAGRISGLVGVQRSGLPGADGADLWIRGISSMSGNTGPLIVVDGVQGRDINGLDPEDISSLTILKDAAATAVYGVAGANGVILISTKKGISGKPTLMFNYNQGYTSFTKKPELTDGVTYMLLRNEARLATGMQKEYSNNYINNTILGEDPYLYPNVNWMDQLFKNSASNRRANFSARGGSDFASYYVSGAYYDESSLLRTDDLQKYDATTRYKRYNFTSNISMNWTTTTKFELGIQGNIGNINYPGVKPEEAFGNVMQTNPVLYPAMYPGNFVPGVSSAGAQPNPYGQITQTGYQNIFNNQVMSNARLTQDLGFWAKGLNFSALYSFDIWNEHTINRTRNRSTYLINRLFPYDDQGNPILNIISQGADDLAFSKSNNSNRQFYTEAALNYNTLIGEKHQLSAMLLYNQREIVEAFANDVTSSLSFRNMGMAGRVTYSYDDRYFVESNFGYNGSENFAPGMKFGFFPSFGVGWLVSNEKFFEPMKNSINFLKLRYSDGKVGDGSNGGTRRFGYLTLVNTGAGGYTFGNGSNNTGYGGTAITDYGTNVQWAESHKQNLGIEIKTLKNKLSLTVDFFKEKRSGVFLQRASLPDYVGLTNNPWANLGIIQNKGVDGTLELSPFPIGNVFLDVRATYTYNKDQILENDQPKQPYPYMERRGKNVLGIYGYQADGLFQSADDIKNHADQSALGAQRVGDIRYKDLNADGLVDANDVSWIGNGDVPNSVFGFGINVSYKQFYFGGFFQGTSGAERLIGGDGIIPFNNSTGAERSNLFTIAEDRWTEENPLQNPFYPRLAYGNAANKNNAVSSTWWVKDVDFLRLKTLDVGYNFKKDFLQKLSVKSARIYVQGVNLLYWSKFKLWDPELNTGNGTRYPNVRTISMGVQATF from the coding sequence ATGAAAAAGATAATTGGAAGCATGATTGCCTTTCTAGTTTTTTGTACCTGTTTTATGGTACATGAACTCCATGCGCAAACAGGTCAAGTGTTAGTAAAGGGCATTGTGAAAGACGAGATGAATGTGAATCTCACAGCTGTAACTGTGACTAATTTAACTACACAAGGATCTACAGTTTCGAATGACAAGGGTCAATTTGAAATATTAGCAAGTCGAGGAGATTCTATAGCAGTTACAAACGTGGGATACGAAGCCTATCGCGTTGTGATTAACAATGCAATTACCTTAAATGTTGTTTTAAAAGCAACGAGTAATGGAATTAATGAGGTAGTTGTGGTAGGTTATGGTCAGCAAAAGAAAATTTCGGTAGTAGGAGCCCAATCCAGTGTGAATGTTGAAGATCTGAAACTTCCGGTAGCTAATCTAAGCACCATGTTAGCGGGACGTATATCAGGACTTGTAGGGGTTCAACGTTCTGGACTTCCTGGGGCTGATGGTGCCGATCTGTGGATTCGCGGGATTTCAAGTATGTCAGGCAATACAGGACCATTGATCGTGGTTGATGGGGTACAAGGAAGGGATATAAATGGTCTTGATCCGGAAGATATTTCTTCATTGACTATTTTGAAAGATGCAGCTGCTACAGCCGTTTATGGAGTTGCGGGAGCAAACGGCGTAATTTTAATTAGCACTAAAAAAGGGATATCTGGCAAACCGACATTGATGTTTAACTATAACCAAGGTTATACGTCGTTCACAAAAAAACCAGAATTGACTGATGGGGTGACCTATATGTTGTTACGGAATGAAGCACGACTGGCAACTGGAATGCAAAAGGAATATTCAAATAATTATATCAACAATACTATATTGGGAGAAGATCCCTATTTGTATCCGAATGTGAACTGGATGGATCAGCTCTTTAAAAATTCGGCAAGTAATCGTCGTGCAAATTTTAGTGCCAGAGGAGGATCGGATTTTGCCAGTTACTATGTGTCTGGAGCCTATTATGACGAATCTAGTTTGTTGCGGACAGACGATTTACAAAAATACGATGCTACTACTCGATATAAACGCTATAACTTTACTTCTAATATTTCGATGAATTGGACGACAACAACGAAGTTTGAATTAGGAATTCAAGGTAATATTGGAAATATCAACTACCCTGGAGTAAAACCTGAAGAAGCTTTTGGAAATGTTATGCAAACCAATCCAGTTTTATATCCAGCAATGTATCCAGGTAATTTTGTGCCAGGAGTTAGTTCTGCAGGAGCTCAACCAAATCCATACGGACAAATAACACAAACAGGTTATCAAAATATTTTTAATAATCAAGTGATGTCAAACGCTCGATTGACACAAGATCTTGGTTTTTGGGCAAAAGGCTTGAATTTTTCGGCCTTATATTCTTTTGATATTTGGAATGAGCATACTATTAATCGTACACGAAATAGAAGTACCTATCTAATAAATCGACTGTTTCCATATGATGATCAAGGAAATCCTATTCTTAATATTATTTCGCAGGGAGCTGATGACCTTGCCTTCTCTAAATCGAATAATTCCAATAGACAATTTTATACAGAAGCAGCTCTGAATTATAATACGCTAATAGGAGAAAAGCATCAATTATCAGCGATGTTATTGTACAACCAGCGTGAGATTGTAGAAGCCTTTGCAAATGATGTCACTTCCTCACTTTCTTTCCGTAATATGGGAATGGCTGGACGTGTTACTTATTCCTATGATGATCGATACTTTGTAGAGAGTAATTTTGGTTACAATGGTTCTGAGAACTTTGCTCCTGGAATGAAATTCGGATTCTTTCCTTCTTTTGGAGTCGGTTGGTTAGTTTCCAATGAGAAATTTTTTGAACCGATGAAAAATAGCATTAACTTTTTAAAATTACGCTATTCAGATGGTAAAGTAGGGGATGGTAGTAATGGTGGTACGCGTCGCTTTGGTTATCTAACCTTGGTGAATACAGGAGCAGGCGGTTATACTTTTGGAAATGGTTCTAACAATACAGGCTATGGAGGTACTGCAATCACCGATTATGGGACCAATGTACAATGGGCAGAATCTCACAAACAGAATTTAGGTATTGAAATCAAAACCTTAAAAAATAAATTGTCTTTAACAGTAGATTTTTTTAAAGAAAAAAGATCTGGTGTGTTTCTTCAAAGAGCATCGCTTCCTGATTACGTGGGATTGACAAATAATCCTTGGGCCAACTTAGGTATTATACAAAACAAAGGTGTGGATGGTACATTAGAGTTAAGTCCTTTTCCAATAGGGAATGTTTTCTTGGACGTTAGAGCTACTTATACCTACAATAAAGATCAAATTTTGGAGAATGATCAGCCAAAACAACCTTATCCATATATGGAGAGACGTGGTAAGAATGTACTTGGCATCTATGGATATCAAGCGGATGGTTTGTTTCAATCGGCTGATGATATCAAAAATCATGCTGATCAAAGTGCTTTGGGGGCACAACGCGTAGGAGATATTCGTTATAAAGATTTAAATGCGGATGGCTTGGTTGATGCAAATGATGTCAGCTGGATTGGTAATGGGGATGTACCAAATTCTGTCTTTGGCTTTGGTATCAATGTTTCCTATAAGCAGTTTTACTTTGGCGGATTTTTCCAGGGAACATCTGGGGCAGAACGTCTAATTGGTGGCGATGGTATTATCCCTTTTAATAATAGTACTGGGGCAGAGAGAAGTAATCTTTTTACTATCGCTGAAGATCGTTGGACAGAAGAAAACCCACTTCAAAATCCATTTTATCCTCGTTTGGCTTACGGAAATGCTGCAAATAAAAATAATGCAGTTAGTTCTACATGGTGGGTGAAAGATGTGGATTTCCTACGTTTAAAGACCTTGGACGTTGGTTATAATTTTAAAAAGGATTTCTTGCAGAAATTAAGTGTTAAGAGTGCACGCATATACGTACAAGGTGTCAACCTATTATATTGGAGCAAATTTAAGCTTTGGGATCCTGAATTGAATACAGGTAATGGAACCCGTTATCCAAATGTGAGAACAATTTCAATGGGAGTACAAGCAACATTTTAA
- a CDS encoding basic secretory family protein: MKQVFIQIIGCILGLIVVQSALAQDNWQHTEYDRKEAVDTDSLTKKGYTLIWINKDKDFNPALKERLISTFFMNYPKLAKKYNKKTMKKVFFVIDPDYKGVAATAGGIVRYNPAWFAKNPGDIDVVTHEVMHIVQGYPNGSGPWWITEGIADYVRFVDGIDNAGANWKLPEWSAKQKYTDSYRITARFFFWIEKKFKKGFVKNLDLAMRDKTYTEEFWKKQTGKTLDQLWLAYGQDPSL; encoded by the coding sequence ATGAAACAAGTTTTTATTCAAATAATTGGTTGTATTTTAGGGTTGATTGTTGTACAATCAGCCCTTGCTCAAGACAATTGGCAACATACGGAGTATGATCGGAAAGAGGCAGTAGATACCGACAGCCTCACAAAGAAAGGATATACTTTGATCTGGATCAATAAGGACAAGGATTTTAACCCTGCATTGAAAGAGAGATTAATCAGTACTTTTTTTATGAATTATCCTAAATTGGCTAAAAAGTATAATAAAAAGACCATGAAAAAGGTGTTTTTTGTGATCGATCCAGACTATAAAGGTGTCGCTGCAACTGCAGGAGGAATTGTGCGCTATAATCCAGCTTGGTTTGCCAAAAACCCAGGTGATATTGATGTAGTGACACATGAAGTGATGCATATTGTGCAAGGTTATCCAAACGGTTCTGGCCCTTGGTGGATCACTGAAGGAATTGCAGATTATGTACGTTTTGTAGATGGTATAGATAATGCAGGAGCAAATTGGAAATTGCCAGAATGGAGTGCAAAACAAAAATATACCGATTCATATCGCATCACAGCACGTTTCTTTTTTTGGATAGAGAAAAAGTTTAAGAAAGGATTTGTTAAAAATTTAGACTTAGCAATGCGAGATAAAACCTACACCGAAGAATTTTGGAAAAAACAAACAGGAAAGACACTCGATCAGTTATGGTTGGCTTATGGTCAAGATCCATCTCTTTAA
- a CDS encoding discoidin domain-containing protein: protein MNKLTKSRQFLLFVGIMLSFSACKKTEVKHYELLPPEKEAEMDITIYGKLSVNHENGGGVSAGEGSPKVVDDDYATKFLINPFYNDLFLQLTFPGGIAVTSYVLASANDAPGRDPKDWDLVGSNDGENWTTLDSRTGYTFPDRDYKIRFDLSNTAKYKFYKLNIKAIAGGSGLFQLAEWRLISDPQKSANL, encoded by the coding sequence ATGAATAAACTAACCAAATCTAGACAATTTTTGCTCTTTGTTGGCATTATGTTGTCTTTTAGTGCATGCAAGAAAACGGAGGTCAAGCACTATGAACTCTTACCTCCAGAAAAAGAAGCTGAAATGGATATTACCATCTATGGTAAACTATCTGTTAATCATGAAAACGGTGGAGGTGTTTCTGCTGGTGAAGGCTCTCCTAAAGTTGTCGATGATGACTATGCTACAAAATTTCTAATCAATCCCTTTTACAATGATCTTTTTCTGCAATTAACTTTCCCTGGCGGGATTGCTGTGACTTCTTATGTATTAGCCTCTGCAAATGATGCACCAGGGCGGGATCCTAAAGATTGGGATCTTGTTGGTTCCAACGATGGGGAAAATTGGACAACATTGGACAGTAGAACGGGATATACCTTTCCAGATAGAGATTACAAGATTCGTTTTGATCTCTCCAATACAGCAAAATACAAATTTTACAAACTGAATATTAAAGCAATTGCTGGAGGATCTGGTTTGTTTCAATTAGCCGAATGGCGATTGATCTCTGATCCTCAAAAAAGTGCTAACCTTTAA
- a CDS encoding response regulator transcription factor, protein MEGKILLIEDDQDLGPEVQWCLERNGFKVNLVDDGIKALDLCKTQIFDLLLVDVQLPSLDGFELIKQLKLIKPDFRFLFLTARNTKDSCIAGLKLGAEDYITKPFDTEELLWRMNNILARGREKKIEQLHVADVTLYCNTMELMIGEGKTIRLTNREFELWKYLMQNLDRVLMREEILTKLWGESDYFMGRSLDVFISKIRKILLGSSQLKIETVYKVGFIIRLIKS, encoded by the coding sequence ATGGAAGGAAAAATTTTGTTAATTGAAGATGACCAAGATCTAGGACCTGAAGTCCAATGGTGTCTAGAGCGGAACGGTTTTAAAGTTAATCTAGTTGATGATGGTATCAAAGCCTTAGATCTATGTAAGACCCAAATCTTCGACCTGTTACTTGTTGATGTGCAATTACCTTCTTTAGATGGTTTTGAGTTGATCAAGCAACTAAAGCTAATCAAGCCTGATTTTCGTTTTTTATTTCTTACAGCACGTAATACAAAAGACAGTTGTATTGCAGGACTTAAATTGGGAGCTGAAGATTATATAACCAAACCTTTTGATACCGAGGAACTCTTGTGGCGGATGAATAACATTCTGGCTCGTGGACGTGAAAAGAAAATCGAACAATTGCATGTCGCAGATGTAACGTTGTATTGTAATACGATGGAACTGATGATAGGTGAAGGAAAGACGATTCGCCTAACTAATCGCGAATTTGAACTTTGGAAATATTTAATGCAGAACTTGGATCGTGTACTGATGCGTGAGGAGATACTGACTAAATTGTGGGGAGAAAGTGATTATTTTATGGGAAGAAGTTTAGATGTCTTTATTTCTAAAATAAGGAAAATCTTGTTGGGCTCCTCCCAATTGAAGATTGAAACAGTTTATAAGGTTGGTTTTATTATCCGATTGATCAAATCTTAA
- a CDS encoding RagB/SusD family nutrient uptake outer membrane protein has protein sequence MKINKFSWMLMATLSLTSLNGCKNYLDQVPDDVITVEDIFKSKANTDKFLANIYSTIPNELVQRFTNYANGGPWTAASDEAKYTWDFNYANNMTSSVWSNTDGVVAGFWNNYYEGIRNASYFIQNIDNANPVEVTSVMKSTYKAEARALRALYYYYLVRTYGAVPLIGEQVLDINAPIADLKLARTPFDACIDYIVSELDEAYKELPYTPSNSEYGRITKGVVKAYKAEALLLKASPLFNGNSEFSAIKNPDGTALFSATADKQKWTAAAAAAKAFIDEFVPTYYNLYQVTNADPFVAAYLSCRNVMTVDWNQEWIFARSNSDNNTQYDRTPKHVGFPSAAQGGGALGATQGIVDAYFMQNGLPTTDANSEYSEVGFANYKAPYDVTERTTFKMYVNREPRFYVGITYSGSYWLNQANSSSPIISLFNYSGNSGRSQSASDVTPTGYTVRKNVSSNDNARGALLLRLANIYLDYAEALNESSPDNADILKYVNLIRKRAGIPGYGEGNVPLPAGQVAMREAIRKERRVELAFENVRYFDTRRWKIAEGTDNGPIYGMNLNADGNDFFKRTLIETRIFKKRDYLFPIPNNEVLKNENLIQNVGW, from the coding sequence ATGAAAATAAATAAATTCAGTTGGATGTTAATGGCTACATTGTCGCTAACATCTTTAAATGGCTGCAAAAATTATTTGGATCAAGTTCCAGACGATGTGATTACAGTAGAAGATATATTTAAATCCAAAGCAAATACGGATAAATTTCTAGCCAATATCTATAGCACCATTCCCAATGAGCTGGTACAACGATTCACAAATTACGCGAATGGAGGTCCTTGGACAGCCGCTTCTGATGAAGCAAAATATACTTGGGATTTTAATTATGCAAATAACATGACTTCAAGTGTATGGAGTAATACTGATGGAGTCGTTGCTGGATTTTGGAATAATTATTATGAGGGTATTCGCAATGCATCATACTTTATTCAAAATATCGATAACGCGAATCCTGTTGAAGTGACTTCGGTTATGAAATCAACTTACAAAGCGGAGGCAAGAGCGCTTCGAGCCCTATACTATTATTATCTAGTAAGAACATACGGTGCTGTACCACTTATAGGAGAACAGGTATTGGATATCAATGCCCCTATTGCTGATCTTAAACTTGCAAGAACTCCTTTTGATGCCTGTATAGATTATATTGTGTCAGAGTTGGATGAAGCCTACAAAGAATTGCCTTATACCCCAAGTAATAGTGAATATGGACGAATTACAAAAGGAGTTGTCAAAGCCTATAAAGCCGAAGCCTTATTGTTGAAAGCAAGTCCATTGTTTAATGGGAACTCGGAGTTTTCGGCGATTAAAAACCCCGATGGTACAGCTTTATTTAGTGCTACCGCAGATAAACAAAAGTGGACAGCTGCAGCTGCAGCTGCAAAAGCTTTTATAGATGAATTTGTACCTACTTATTATAACCTGTATCAGGTGACGAATGCGGATCCATTTGTAGCAGCTTATCTATCCTGTCGGAACGTGATGACAGTAGATTGGAATCAGGAGTGGATTTTTGCCCGTTCGAATAGTGATAATAATACACAGTATGATCGTACACCTAAACACGTAGGTTTTCCTTCTGCTGCCCAAGGTGGTGGTGCACTAGGAGCAACACAGGGTATTGTAGATGCTTATTTTATGCAGAATGGTTTACCAACTACAGATGCTAACTCCGAATATTCGGAAGTTGGATTTGCCAACTATAAAGCTCCTTATGATGTTACAGAAAGAACAACATTCAAGATGTATGTCAATCGAGAACCTCGCTTTTATGTTGGGATCACCTATAGTGGTAGCTATTGGTTGAATCAAGCCAACAGCAGCTCACCCATAATTTCTTTGTTTAATTACAGCGGAAATTCTGGACGCTCGCAGAGTGCTTCAGATGTGACACCAACTGGATATACTGTTAGAAAGAATGTTTCATCTAATGATAATGCAAGAGGAGCACTATTATTGCGATTGGCAAATATCTATTTGGATTATGCTGAGGCACTAAATGAATCATCCCCAGACAATGCAGATATTTTGAAATATGTTAACCTGATTCGTAAACGAGCTGGAATACCAGGTTACGGTGAAGGAAATGTGCCTCTTCCTGCAGGACAAGTTGCTATGCGTGAAGCCATCCGAAAAGAACGTCGCGTGGAACTAGCCTTTGAAAATGTTCGTTATTTTGATACGCGTCGTTGGAAAATTGCAGAAGGTACAGACAATGGGCCTATCTATGGAATGAATCTCAATGCAGACGGTAATGATTTCTTT
- a CDS encoding sensor histidine kinase — translation MSKIKMIQVVAITSFIILILLQVRLISSVYQIEQLEFLKNEKEGIKLNYEESIVNDKVYPGGQKIIDSILVPHYTELEQLYKKDRKLFDQRLKQLGVKVLLELKNKANFKVQFQQLIRKQKLDLAEYDYALFMDKLALTFDGKTYYSLFTISPKNREGLIEGNFDVVHPQHSVSAITVSLSSPNSNLVGFKLYVNKHNQAKNILMSIAPFLLLAISSILVIVFLFFVTMRNWMRQKKLNEISSDFFNHVTHEFKTPLTTIKVSTKNLRTDLEDNQWTGGYRSFDVINRQVQRLDKLINQALEVSSFDPQAAQFAKHFLITDLYNILLDLQVKWKNQAVISFRFDDNITTHCAYYDHFMLTTLITNLVENGLKHNVQEQKKVAVLVMQNSDKFLEIEIHDNGHGIKKSDRKRIYKKFQRGEQMTSTTGLGLGLYFVHKIIEVHKWKLNLESEIDKGTIFKITIPILK, via the coding sequence ATGAGCAAAATTAAGATGATTCAAGTGGTAGCAATTACCAGTTTTATTATCTTAATTTTACTTCAAGTGAGATTAATATCCAGTGTTTATCAAATTGAACAGCTTGAGTTTTTGAAAAATGAAAAAGAGGGTATCAAATTAAACTATGAAGAATCGATCGTTAATGACAAAGTGTATCCTGGTGGACAAAAAATCATTGATTCTATTTTAGTTCCACACTATACCGAACTGGAGCAACTATATAAAAAAGATCGGAAGCTTTTTGACCAAAGGTTGAAACAGTTGGGAGTAAAAGTTTTGTTGGAGCTAAAAAATAAAGCAAACTTTAAAGTTCAATTTCAACAACTGATCCGTAAGCAAAAACTGGACTTGGCAGAATATGATTATGCACTATTTATGGACAAATTGGCTTTGACATTTGATGGTAAAACCTATTATTCATTATTTACAATCAGTCCCAAAAATCGAGAAGGGTTAATAGAAGGAAATTTTGATGTTGTACATCCGCAGCATAGTGTGTCCGCTATTACCGTTTCTTTGTCATCTCCAAATTCTAATTTGGTTGGTTTTAAACTTTATGTAAATAAACATAATCAGGCGAAAAATATATTGATGTCTATTGCCCCCTTTTTGCTTTTAGCAATTAGCAGTATTCTTGTGATTGTTTTTCTATTTTTTGTCACGATGCGCAATTGGATGAGACAAAAGAAATTGAATGAAATTTCATCAGATTTTTTTAATCATGTGACCCATGAATTTAAAACACCTTTGACAACCATAAAAGTATCGACTAAAAATCTGAGAACTGATCTTGAAGATAACCAGTGGACTGGTGGTTATCGTAGTTTTGATGTCATAAATAGGCAAGTACAAAGATTGGACAAATTGATCAATCAAGCTTTGGAAGTTTCTTCTTTTGATCCTCAAGCAGCACAGTTTGCTAAACATTTTTTAATTACTGACCTCTATAATATCTTATTGGATCTGCAAGTGAAGTGGAAAAATCAAGCTGTTATTTCATTTCGTTTTGATGATAATATCACAACACACTGTGCGTATTACGACCATTTTATGTTGACTACGCTAATCACAAATTTAGTAGAAAATGGATTGAAACATAATGTACAGGAACAAAAGAAAGTGGCTGTATTGGTTATGCAAAATTCCGATAAGTTTTTGGAAATTGAGATTCATGATAATGGGCATGGTATAAAAAAGAGTGATCGCAAACGAATCTATAAAAAATTTCAAAGAGGAGAACAGATGACCTCAACAACTGGACTGGGACTTGGCTTATACTTTGTACATAAAATTATTGAAGTACATAAGTGGAAGTTAAATTTGGAAAGTGAAATAGATAAGGGAACAATTTTTAAGATTACCATACCTATTCTAAAGTAA
- a CDS encoding GH92 family glycosyl hydrolase, with amino-acid sequence MISKRFLYFGLLLFPGLLQAQESKLIQYVKPLIGTARMGHTFPGATVPFGAVQLSPDTDTIPYAMNGQYNGDVYKYCAGYQYDDPTIVGFSHTHFSGTGHSDLGDILVMPTQGKVQLNPGTADRPQDGYRSTYAHSNEVAEANYYRVLLDKHHIKAEMTTTTRVGIHRYTFQKSDASHLILDLTAGIYNYEDKNVWTVVRVLNDSTLVGYRQTNGWSRTRTVYFAIKTSKAFKNYGAKYEDRKQVYSGFWRKFDQKNNFPDLAAHQIKMNLDFDTKDGEEILMKVALSPVSMKNALSNMEQETPDWNFERYVQQGQQAWEQELNKIQVDMLNKEDLVNFYTAMYHASLMPTVYMDTNGEYKGLDQEIHQAKGFTNYTSFSLWDTFRAFHPLMNLINPSRNADIVASMMAHYDQSVLKMLPIWSHYANDNWCMSGYHSVSVIVDAILKGVYKGDAEAALNACVQTANARKYEGIGSYIDKGYVPDEVSGTSVSNTLEYAYDDWCIAQLAKKLGKEDIYQTFIKRASNWKNVYDTSIGFMRPKDSNGTFRAKFDVLETHGQGFIEGNTWNYSLYVPHQPAAMMEMMGGMKKLEGYLDSLFTMELPDKYFENTEDITRDGIIGNYVHGNEPSHHVAYLYNLTQSPWKAQARVRQIIRNQYHNGHAGLGGNDDCGQMSAWYLFTALGFYPVASGDDAYWIGSPLVKSAKINLENGKTISIQVKNQSEKNVYVKKVSLNGQSLSDLKLPYEAIKNGGELQFEMTNKPTK; translated from the coding sequence ATGATAAGCAAGCGATTCCTATATTTTGGACTGTTACTTTTTCCTGGTCTACTACAGGCCCAAGAGTCCAAATTAATTCAATATGTAAAACCTTTGATTGGTACTGCACGAATGGGACATACGTTTCCAGGTGCAACAGTGCCTTTTGGTGCAGTACAATTGAGCCCAGATACGGATACAATTCCGTATGCCATGAATGGTCAATATAACGGTGACGTTTATAAGTATTGTGCTGGTTATCAATACGATGATCCAACAATTGTTGGGTTTAGCCATACCCATTTTAGTGGCACAGGACATTCAGATTTAGGTGATATACTAGTGATGCCTACACAAGGTAAGGTGCAATTGAATCCTGGTACAGCCGATCGGCCACAAGATGGTTATCGCTCAACTTACGCGCATAGTAATGAAGTTGCAGAAGCTAACTATTATCGTGTGTTGTTGGATAAACATCACATCAAAGCAGAAATGACAACGACAACACGAGTGGGGATACATCGTTATACGTTTCAAAAATCCGATGCTTCCCATTTAATCTTGGATTTGACAGCAGGCATTTATAACTACGAAGATAAAAATGTATGGACTGTCGTACGGGTTTTAAATGACTCAACCTTAGTTGGTTATCGTCAAACGAATGGTTGGTCTCGAACACGGACAGTTTATTTTGCTATCAAAACTTCAAAAGCATTTAAAAATTATGGGGCTAAATATGAAGATAGAAAGCAGGTTTACAGTGGTTTCTGGCGTAAGTTTGACCAAAAAAATAATTTCCCAGATCTAGCCGCCCATCAAATCAAGATGAATCTGGATTTTGATACAAAGGACGGTGAAGAGATATTGATGAAGGTTGCATTAAGTCCGGTAAGTATGAAAAATGCGTTAAGTAATATGGAGCAGGAAACTCCGGATTGGAATTTTGAACGCTATGTACAGCAAGGTCAACAGGCTTGGGAACAAGAATTGAATAAGATTCAAGTAGATATGCTGAATAAAGAAGATTTGGTCAATTTCTACACAGCGATGTACCATGCCAGCTTGATGCCAACAGTTTATATGGATACCAATGGAGAATACAAAGGATTGGATCAGGAAATACATCAGGCAAAAGGATTTACGAACTACACGTCCTTCTCTTTGTGGGATACTTTTCGAGCCTTCCATCCATTGATGAATTTAATTAACCCCTCGCGCAATGCGGATATAGTGGCTTCGATGATGGCGCATTATGATCAAAGCGTATTGAAAATGTTGCCTATATGGTCGCATTATGCCAATGATAATTGGTGTATGAGTGGATATCATTCGGTATCAGTTATCGTAGATGCTATTTTGAAAGGGGTCTATAAAGGTGATGCAGAGGCGGCTTTGAATGCTTGTGTTCAAACGGCTAATGCACGTAAATATGAAGGAATCGGATCTTATATAGATAAGGGCTATGTACCGGATGAGGTTTCTGGAACTTCTGTTTCGAATACACTTGAATACGCCTATGATGATTGGTGTATTGCACAACTCGCTAAAAAACTAGGAAAAGAAGATATTTATCAAACATTCATAAAAAGAGCTTCGAATTGGAAAAACGTCTATGATACATCGATCGGTTTTATGCGTCCTAAAGATAGCAACGGTACGTTTAGAGCAAAATTTGATGTTTTGGAAACCCATGGACAAGGATTTATCGAAGGAAATACTTGGAACTATAGCCTCTATGTACCGCATCAACCAGCAGCGATGATGGAGATGATGGGAGGGATGAAAAAATTAGAAGGTTATCTGGATTCGTTGTTTACAATGGAATTACCCGATAAGTATTTTGAAAATACGGAAGATATTACGAGAGACGGTATCATCGGTAATTATGTGCACGGTAATGAACCATCTCATCATGTTGCTTACCTCTACAATCTGACCCAAAGTCCTTGGAAAGCACAGGCTCGTGTTCGGCAGATTATCCGTAATCAATATCATAATGGACATGCAGGTTTAGGAGGTAATGATGACTGTGGACAGATGTCCGCTTGGTACTTATTTACGGCATTAGGTTTTTACCCTGTTGCATCAGGAGATGATGCGTATTGGATTGGAAGCCCATTGGTCAAATCAGCTAAGATTAACTTAGAAAATGGGAAAACGATCTCAATACAAGTGAAGAATCAGTCAGAAAAGAATGTTTATGTAAAAAAAGTAAGCCTAAATGGTCAATCTTTATCAGACTTAAAACTTCCTTATGAGGCCATTAAAAATGGCGGAGAACTTCAATTTGAGATGACAAATAAACCAACTAAATAA